One region of Pangasianodon hypophthalmus isolate fPanHyp1 chromosome 15, fPanHyp1.pri, whole genome shotgun sequence genomic DNA includes:
- the si:ch211-222n4.2 gene encoding coiled-coil domain-containing protein 74B isoform X1, with protein MQPPRLRHKGSSCKAQKHWTEVKTFESEREFYLERTLEDTRLPQDTHLCTQTRVSDDISDASEGGTKSLPESTGGLITSLHPLRIHSSPSEPPRAPTLRECEVIIRQLYNANSLQSQEIVRIKAVLRDIVFNRKITPENYIMAKAYLTDEKSRAEEPEMFPKLPFRALPKGLVVCQANMAERVILPSLKQSLSRRTRAVQRSRLWRKIP; from the exons ATGCAGCCACCAAGGTTACGCCATAAAG GGTCCAGTTGCAAAGCACAAAAGCACTGGACTGAGGTGAAGACATttgagtcagagagagagttctACCTCGAGCGGACTTTAGAAGACACTCGCCTGCCACAGGACACACACCTCTG CACACAGACAAGAGTCAGTGATGACATCTCCGATGCTTCAGAAGGCGGGACCAAGTCTCTCCCAGAATCCACAGGTGGTCTCATCACTTCTCTCCATCCTCTCAGGATCCACAGCAGCCCGTCTGAACCACCTCGAGCCCCAACGCTGCGGGAGTGTGAGGTCATCATACGGCAGCTGTATAACGCCAACAGTCTTCAGTCTCAGGAA ATTGTCCGCATCAAGGCCGTTCTCAGGGACATCGTGTTCAACCGGAAAATCACCCCAGAGAACTACATTATGGCCAAAGCCTATCTCACTGATGAGAAAAG CAGAGCTGAGGAGCCGGAGATGTTTCCAAAGCTTCCTTTTCGCGCCCTGCCCAAAGGACT ggtggtgtgtcAGGCCAACATGGCAGAGCGAGTGATCCTTCCCTCACTCAAACAGAGCCTCAGCAGGAGAACTCGAGCTGTACAGAGGAGCCGCTTATGGAGAAAAATACCTTAA
- the si:ch211-222n4.2 gene encoding coiled-coil domain-containing protein 74B isoform X2: MQPPRLRHKGSSCKAQKHWTEVKTFESEREFYLERTLEDTRLPQDTHLCTQTRVSDDISDASEGGTKSLPESTGGLITSLHPLRIHSSPSEPPRAPTLRECEVIIRQLYNANSLQSQEIVRIKAVLRDIVFNRKITPENYIMAKAYLTDEKRAEEPEMFPKLPFRALPKGLVVCQANMAERVILPSLKQSLSRRTRAVQRSRLWRKIP, from the exons ATGCAGCCACCAAGGTTACGCCATAAAG GGTCCAGTTGCAAAGCACAAAAGCACTGGACTGAGGTGAAGACATttgagtcagagagagagttctACCTCGAGCGGACTTTAGAAGACACTCGCCTGCCACAGGACACACACCTCTG CACACAGACAAGAGTCAGTGATGACATCTCCGATGCTTCAGAAGGCGGGACCAAGTCTCTCCCAGAATCCACAGGTGGTCTCATCACTTCTCTCCATCCTCTCAGGATCCACAGCAGCCCGTCTGAACCACCTCGAGCCCCAACGCTGCGGGAGTGTGAGGTCATCATACGGCAGCTGTATAACGCCAACAGTCTTCAGTCTCAGGAA ATTGTCCGCATCAAGGCCGTTCTCAGGGACATCGTGTTCAACCGGAAAATCACCCCAGAGAACTACATTATGGCCAAAGCCTATCTCACTGATGAGAAAAG AGCTGAGGAGCCGGAGATGTTTCCAAAGCTTCCTTTTCGCGCCCTGCCCAAAGGACT ggtggtgtgtcAGGCCAACATGGCAGAGCGAGTGATCCTTCCCTCACTCAAACAGAGCCTCAGCAGGAGAACTCGAGCTGTACAGAGGAGCCGCTTATGGAGAAAAATACCTTAA